One genomic segment of Burkholderia pyrrocinia includes these proteins:
- a CDS encoding energy transducer TonB family protein, whose amino-acid sequence MRPVLRPRVDRLRIAALAVVAMLAACTITPPPSLHSILTIPSITRSASRDQYRVEVAQRVAERNPSGMLRGTPQAMLRSLVVVAFTVDRNGRLVNASVYRSNGDSEAEALALASLRRSAPLPAPPARLLDGNGQIEMMEGWLFNDDGHFQLQSTASAQAQSLD is encoded by the coding sequence ATGCGCCCCGTTCTCCGTCCGCGCGTCGACCGGCTGCGTATTGCTGCGCTGGCCGTCGTCGCCATGCTTGCCGCGTGCACGATCACGCCGCCGCCGTCGCTGCACTCGATCCTGACGATTCCGTCGATCACGCGCAGCGCGAGCCGCGACCAGTATCGTGTCGAGGTTGCGCAACGTGTCGCCGAACGCAATCCGTCCGGCATGCTGCGCGGCACACCGCAGGCGATGCTCCGTTCGCTCGTCGTCGTCGCATTCACCGTCGATCGCAACGGCCGCCTCGTCAACGCCTCCGTCTATCGCAGCAACGGCGACAGCGAAGCGGAAGCGCTCGCGCTCGCGTCGCTGCGCCGCTCGGCGCCGCTGCCGGCGCCGCCGGCGCGACTGCTCGACGGCAACGGCCAGATCGAAATGATGGAAGGCTGGCTCTTCAACGACGACGGCCACTTCCAGTTGCAAAGCACCGCGTCCGCGCAGGCACAATCGCTCGACTGA
- a CDS encoding MFS transporter produces MSASPPTVAHATGSAGAVSHRRIVFASFIGTAIEFYDFYVYATAAALVIGPVFFPHGSATAQALSAFVTFGIAFIARPIGSFLFGHFGDRIGRKSTLVASLLVMGVSTTAIGFVPGYDAIGTLAPVLLCVLRFGQGIGLGGEWGGAALLATEHAPQGKRGWFGMFPQLGPSVGFLMSNGLFFALALSLSDEQFRSWGWRIPFLVSAVLVALGLYVRLKITETPAFQAALDRNERVRVPVATLVSQHWQPTLLGALAMVVCYTLFYISTVFSLSYGVSALHIPRQSFLGLLCFAVVFMGLATPLSAWASDRFGRKPVLVVGAIAALLSGFAMEPLLGGGSMPLVALFLTIELFLMGVTFAPMGALLPELFPTNVRYTGAGVAYNLGGILGASIAPYIAQLLAARGGLSWVGGYVSVAAAISLVGVLLMRETRDASLV; encoded by the coding sequence ATGTCCGCATCCCCCCCGACCGTTGCACACGCAACCGGTTCGGCCGGCGCCGTCAGCCACCGGCGCATCGTGTTCGCGAGCTTCATCGGCACCGCGATCGAGTTCTACGATTTCTACGTGTACGCGACGGCCGCCGCGCTCGTCATCGGCCCCGTCTTCTTCCCGCACGGCTCGGCGACCGCGCAGGCGCTGTCCGCATTCGTCACGTTCGGCATCGCGTTCATCGCGCGCCCGATCGGCTCGTTCCTGTTCGGGCACTTCGGCGACCGCATCGGCCGCAAATCGACGCTCGTCGCGTCGCTGCTCGTGATGGGCGTGTCCACCACCGCGATCGGCTTCGTGCCCGGCTACGACGCGATCGGCACGCTCGCACCGGTGCTGCTGTGCGTGCTGCGCTTCGGCCAGGGGATCGGCCTCGGCGGCGAATGGGGCGGCGCGGCGCTGCTCGCGACCGAGCACGCGCCGCAGGGCAAGCGCGGCTGGTTCGGGATGTTCCCGCAGCTCGGGCCCTCGGTCGGCTTCCTGATGTCGAACGGCCTGTTCTTCGCGCTCGCGCTGTCGCTGTCCGACGAGCAGTTCCGCAGCTGGGGCTGGCGCATCCCGTTCCTGGTCAGCGCGGTGCTCGTCGCGCTCGGCCTGTACGTGCGACTCAAGATCACCGAAACGCCCGCGTTCCAGGCGGCCCTCGACCGCAACGAGCGCGTGCGCGTGCCGGTCGCGACGCTCGTCTCGCAACACTGGCAGCCGACGCTGCTCGGTGCGCTCGCGATGGTCGTCTGCTACACGCTGTTCTACATCTCGACGGTGTTCTCGCTGTCGTACGGCGTGTCGGCGCTGCATATTCCGCGCCAGAGCTTCCTCGGCCTGCTGTGTTTCGCGGTCGTGTTCATGGGGCTCGCGACGCCGCTTTCCGCGTGGGCGTCGGATCGCTTCGGCCGCAAGCCGGTGCTCGTCGTCGGCGCGATCGCCGCGCTGCTGTCGGGTTTCGCGATGGAACCGCTGCTCGGCGGCGGCTCGATGCCGCTCGTCGCGCTGTTCCTGACGATCGAGCTGTTCCTGATGGGCGTGACGTTCGCGCCAATGGGCGCGTTGCTGCCGGAACTGTTCCCGACCAACGTCCGCTATACGGGCGCGGGCGTCGCGTACAACCTCGGCGGGATCCTCGGCGCGTCGATCGCGCCGTATATCGCGCAACTGCTGGCTGCGCGCGGCGGGCTGTCGTGGGTCGGCGGCTATGTATCGGTCGCGGCGGCAATCAGCCTGGTCGGCGTGCTGCTGATGCGCGAAACGCGCGACGCGTCGCTCGTCTGA